A genomic region of Brachyspira pilosicoli contains the following coding sequences:
- a CDS encoding leucine-rich repeat domain-containing protein encodes MYKKIVLLLCFLFAVSCSSPSSPNSGSDGDIVNGGGSGNGGGSGGDSGNTGGGGDIPWTEIAPPLPVLDDEAIKYGIDISQEDTEISKQIEEKLKAYYTDKQSYKVIFTGTPKAEYMQKNSLAKLVIEVAERLYKYKSINIEIDVSNIYFNERKIKSSMFKGYPSSGDYTITFKFPENIIRVIEGNAFSLYSEFLKEITIPDSVININPYAFQADYKLEKVTFGVNSKLEYIGDLAFTYSVLKEITIPASVKSIGSRAFGSSSSLTTVIYLGTSPNTIQHSGNIFENTVKTLIVPNAPEQTDEELKSKWQNFLGCNFTTIKKTK; translated from the coding sequence ATGTATAAAAAAATTGTATTATTATTATGTTTTTTATTTGCAGTGTCATGTTCTAGCCCAAGCAGTCCGAATAGCGGAAGTGATGGAGATATAGTAAATGGAGGAGGCTCTGGAAATGGTGGAGGTTCTGGAGGTGATTCTGGAAATACAGGTGGTGGAGGAGATATACCTTGGACTGAAATAGCTCCGCCTTTGCCTGTTTTAGATGATGAAGCAATAAAGTATGGTATAGATATTTCTCAAGAGGATACTGAAATATCTAAACAAATAGAAGAGAAATTGAAGGCATATTATACTGATAAGCAATCATATAAAGTAATATTTACAGGAACACCAAAAGCTGAATATATGCAGAAAAATTCTCTTGCTAAGTTAGTAATAGAAGTTGCAGAAAGATTATATAAATATAAAAGTATAAATATAGAAATAGATGTTAGCAATATTTATTTTAATGAGAGGAAGATAAAGTCTTCAATGTTTAAAGGATATCCGAGTTCTGGTGATTATACTATAACTTTTAAATTTCCAGAAAATATTATAAGAGTTATAGAAGGGAATGCTTTTTCTCTTTATAGTGAATTTTTAAAAGAAATAACAATACCAGATTCTGTTATTAATATTAATCCTTATGCTTTTCAGGCAGATTATAAGCTTGAAAAAGTAACATTTGGTGTTAATAGTAAACTTGAATATATAGGAGATTTAGCTTTTACATATTCAGTATTAAAAGAAATAACTATACCTGCTTCAGTTAAATCAATAGGTAGCAGAGCATTTGGAAGTTCATCATCTTTAACTACGGTTATCTATTTAGGAACAAGCCCTAATACTATACAACATAGCGGAAATATATTTGAAAATACAGTTAAAACTTTAATAGTTCCTAATGCACCTGAACAGACTGACGAAGAGCTTAAAAGTAAATGGCAAAATTTTTTAGGATGTAATTTTACCACTATAAAAAAAACAAAATAA
- a CDS encoding alpha-amylase family glycosyl hydrolase, protein MKTSIYNLFPPLLGHISNWYSHIDRIKNMGFEWIYINPITYPGFSGSLYAAKDYYKYNENFFSSAEANIAEKELKDFLNYCKKNNIKVMIDLVINHSSKDSVLVDEHFDWYLLDDEGKLKSPGAWDNGVWIEWGDLASFNNEKSEKEENPIWEYWKDLILHNLSLGFDGFRCDAAYKVNKDLWIYLIDIAKTNKKDTVFFAESLGCSMEDTLSLIEAGFDYVASSAKWWDYESEWFIEQYDLAREKSKQIAFPSNHDTLRLINEYNGNIWEVMQRFLFTAMVCDMWMITLGDEYGFYNRCDVVKGNEFENISYDLSEFIKDISNYIKNNDILSNCGKIVSIDLQEKKLIEELKKKLENSSNENNENNNENIEEKEKKKNPLKRFYKYSLDEKDVVLIVINTSADKETLEIDKYNIIEDISFNNRVNDFKNGIVEFLPYQLKIFKVVKTISYNLEG, encoded by the coding sequence ATGAAGACTTCTATTTACAATCTATTTCCTCCTCTTTTGGGACACATCTCGAATTGGTATAGTCATATTGATAGAATTAAAAATATGGGTTTTGAGTGGATTTATATAAACCCTATTACTTATCCTGGTTTTAGCGGAAGTTTGTACGCTGCGAAAGATTATTACAAATATAATGAGAATTTTTTTTCGAGTGCTGAGGCTAATATTGCTGAAAAAGAATTAAAAGATTTTTTGAATTATTGTAAAAAAAATAATATAAAGGTGATGATAGATTTAGTTATTAATCATTCTTCAAAGGACAGTGTTTTAGTTGATGAGCATTTTGATTGGTATTTATTAGATGATGAAGGTAAATTAAAATCTCCGGGTGCTTGGGACAATGGTGTGTGGATTGAATGGGGAGATTTAGCGAGTTTCAATAATGAGAAATCTGAAAAAGAAGAAAATCCTATTTGGGAGTATTGGAAAGATTTAATACTTCATAATTTGAGTTTAGGTTTTGATGGTTTTAGATGTGATGCTGCCTACAAAGTTAATAAAGACTTATGGATATACCTTATTGACATTGCTAAAACTAATAAAAAAGATACAGTATTTTTTGCTGAGAGTTTGGGCTGTTCTATGGAAGATACATTATCTTTAATTGAAGCTGGTTTTGATTATGTGGCAAGCAGTGCAAAGTGGTGGGATTATGAGTCTGAGTGGTTTATAGAGCAGTATGATTTGGCAAGAGAAAAATCTAAACAAATAGCTTTCCCTAGTAATCATGATACTTTAAGACTTATTAATGAATATAATGGTAATATATGGGAAGTTATGCAGAGATTTTTATTTACTGCTATGGTTTGCGATATGTGGATGATAACATTGGGTGATGAATATGGTTTTTATAATAGATGTGATGTTGTTAAAGGAAATGAGTTTGAAAATATTAGCTATGATTTAAGTGAGTTTATAAAAGATATTAGTAATTATATAAAAAATAATGATATACTTTCTAATTGCGGTAAAATAGTGTCTATTGATTTGCAGGAGAAGAAGCTAATTGAGGAGCTAAAAAAGAAATTAGAAAATTCATCAAATGAGAATAATGAAAATAATAATGAGAATATAGAAGAGAAAGAAAAGAAAAAAAATCCTTTAAAGCGTTTTTATAAATATAGTTTAGATGAAAAAGATGTTGTTTTAATAGTAATTAACACAAGTGCAGATAAAGAAACTTTAGAAATAGATAAATATAATATAATAGAAGATATATCATTTAATAATAGAGTAAATGATTTTAAAAACGGGATAGTGGAGTTTTTACCGTATCAATTAAAAATATTTAAAGTGGTAAAGACTATTAGTTATAATTTAGAAGGTTAA
- a CDS encoding leucine-rich repeat domain-containing protein, with protein sequence MYKKFIFDKIILILGLLFIFSCSNPNNPNNDNNGDGGFTGPTEEELIKKYGIDIGQDDATISQQIEANLKAYHDEMGSYRVILTGTPKDYSTYESLYTLTLKAALKVSSSMNIELDIKNIDFQDNTIKTGMFKGYSVDGTENIVISFIFPENKITTIGVRAFDSLYNTKEITIPDSVTTIESEAFYSSISIEKLTLGKNLKTIGDQAFVYANGLKEVIIPDSVKTIGIGAFSGPKIETLKLSSSLESIGDYAFDSTSITELTIPASVKSIGMQAFAFSQQLTTVTYLGTTPNDITSAGMAIFYKCDMLRTLIVPNAPETTTEALKSKWQNFLGGNFTDVRKE encoded by the coding sequence ATGTATAAAAAATTTATATTTGATAAAATAATATTAATATTAGGGTTGTTATTTATATTTTCATGTTCAAATCCAAACAATCCTAATAACGATAATAATGGCGATGGAGGTTTTACAGGCCCAACAGAAGAAGAATTAATAAAAAAATACGGTATAGATATAGGTCAGGACGATGCGACAATAAGTCAGCAAATAGAGGCGAATTTGAAAGCCTATCATGATGAAATGGGTTCGTATAGAGTAATATTGACAGGAACTCCTAAAGATTATAGTACTTATGAATCTTTATATACTTTAACTTTAAAAGCAGCATTAAAAGTTAGTTCTTCTATGAATATAGAGTTGGATATAAAAAATATTGATTTTCAGGATAATACTATAAAAACAGGTATGTTTAAAGGATATAGTGTTGATGGTACTGAAAATATAGTTATAAGTTTTATATTTCCAGAAAATAAGATAACAACTATAGGAGTAAGGGCGTTTGATAGTTTATACAATACAAAAGAAATAACAATACCTGATTCTGTAACAACTATAGAGTCAGAAGCTTTTTATTCTTCTATCAGCATAGAAAAATTAACTTTAGGTAAAAATCTTAAAACTATAGGTGATCAGGCTTTTGTGTATGCTAATGGATTGAAAGAAGTAATAATACCAGACTCTGTGAAAACTATAGGAATTGGAGCATTCAGCGGACCAAAAATAGAAACATTAAAATTATCTTCTTCATTAGAATCAATAGGAGATTACGCTTTTGATTCTACTAGTATTACAGAACTTACAATACCTGCTTCTGTAAAATCAATAGGAATGCAGGCATTTGCATTTTCTCAGCAACTAACAACAGTTACTTATTTAGGAACAACTCCTAATGATATAACATCAGCAGGAATGGCTATATTTTACAAATGTGATATGCTTAGAACTTTAATAGTGCCTAATGCTCCTGAAACAACTACTGAAGCCCTTAAAAGTAAATGGCAAAACTTTTTGGGCGGCAACTTTACAGATGTAAGAAAAGAATAA
- a CDS encoding SGNH/GDSL hydrolase family protein, with amino-acid sequence MIRNTIKIICFIVIFITLLWFSSRALRFKNENGIYQGDSFYEQKTNSIDVIFLGSSHVHYNINPAILYNEYGIAAYNFTSGSQPIWSTYHYLIEVLKYQKPKLIALESYIVAASRTNVVDYQIVAATYALKWSENRINSLKVTAAERFDEFINPMYRYHNRYKDLKDEDFIPYANNYNHYKYFKGYSFHNKTFPVKRPDIENIKDTLPLLEEQETYYRKILELAKTNNIPIVVIASPFPMTDEEAMHFNRVGEIAKEYNVPFMNFNHYYDDYDLDFWRDYNDSGHLNYKGVQKYTSFLGKYLKDNFDLPDRRGDTNYYTWERNALYEYNKVYDMGLRDIDNIYNYIEKITNLNDYTIVINMLGEYSTNDNVVKSLYSNFNITNEIYTNNVSYVIDKNKLVFSSMGETNYIYHKELNKYNDLVVDSGNRIFISRSNLRETTNGVNIIVYDNITSEVVDYFDLPYTNDSISETIERDY; translated from the coding sequence ATGATAAGAAATACGATAAAAATTATTTGTTTTATAGTGATATTTATTACATTGCTTTGGTTTTCAAGCAGAGCGTTAAGATTTAAAAATGAAAATGGTATATATCAGGGTGATAGCTTTTATGAACAGAAGACCAATTCTATAGATGTAATATTTTTAGGAAGCAGCCATGTGCATTATAATATTAATCCTGCTATTTTGTATAATGAATATGGTATAGCAGCTTATAATTTTACTTCAGGTAGTCAGCCTATTTGGAGCACTTATCATTATTTAATAGAGGTTTTAAAATATCAAAAGCCTAAATTAATTGCATTAGAGTCTTATATTGTAGCAGCAAGCAGAACTAATGTTGTAGATTATCAGATAGTAGCTGCCACTTATGCATTAAAATGGTCAGAAAATAGAATAAACTCTCTAAAAGTAACAGCAGCAGAAAGGTTTGATGAGTTTATTAATCCTATGTACAGATATCATAACAGATACAAAGATTTAAAAGATGAAGATTTTATACCTTATGCAAATAATTATAATCATTATAAATATTTTAAGGGATATTCTTTTCATAATAAAACATTTCCTGTTAAAAGACCTGATATAGAAAATATTAAAGATACTTTGCCTTTGCTTGAAGAGCAGGAAACTTATTATAGAAAAATATTAGAGTTGGCAAAAACAAATAATATTCCTATTGTTGTAATAGCTTCTCCTTTCCCTATGACCGATGAAGAGGCAATGCATTTTAATAGGGTGGGTGAAATAGCAAAAGAGTATAATGTTCCTTTTATGAATTTCAATCATTATTATGATGATTATGATTTAGATTTTTGGAGAGATTATAATGATTCGGGGCATTTGAATTATAAAGGTGTTCAGAAATACACTTCTTTTTTGGGTAAATATTTAAAAGATAATTTTGATTTGCCGGATAGAAGAGGTGATACAAACTATTATACTTGGGAGAGAAATGCTTTGTATGAGTATAATAAAGTTTATGATATGGGTTTAAGGGATATAGATAATATTTACAATTATATAGAAAAAATCACTAATCTTAATGATTATACTATAGTTATAAATATGCTTGGTGAGTATTCCACTAATGATAATGTGGTTAAAAGTTTGTATTCCAATTTTAATATAACCAATGAAATATATACTAATAATGTTTCTTATGTTATAGATAAAAACAAGCTTGTATTTTCTTCAATGGGTGAGACTAATTATATTTATCATAAAGAGCTTAATAAATATAATGATTTAGTGGTTGACAGCGGAAACAGAATATTTATAAGCAGGAGCAATTTAAGAGAGACAACTAATGGTGTTAACATAATAGTTTATGATAATATCACTTCAGAAGTAGTTGATTATTTTGATTTGCCTTACACTAATGATTCTATATCAGAAACAATAGAAAGAGATTATTAA
- a CDS encoding leucine-rich repeat domain-containing protein translates to MYKKIILIMIFLAIISCSNPTTPEKQEDNNQNIIPPATEEELRKYGVDISKDDAIITEQIETNLKLYFQEKGLYKVILKGTPKSSYSHQNSLSFLIYTVSKKLLVNNIIIDISGINFQNNAVKSYMFSEGISSQEDVIFTFVFPYNKITAIESYAFHMLSSLKEISIPNSITAIGEAAFFECYKLEKLILGNSLKTIGDSAFFTVSSLTELIIPNSVTAIEAGAFAYSGLVSLTLPSSLVTIGDIAFSASSSLTTLTYLGTSPNDITHNGNVFDGCTKLATLILPNVENPNYDEWKNFLGGNFTTVKQK, encoded by the coding sequence ATGTATAAAAAAATTATATTAATAATGATATTTTTAGCAATAATTTCTTGTTCTAACCCTACAACCCCTGAAAAACAAGAAGATAATAATCAAAATATTATCCCTCCTGCTACAGAAGAAGAGCTAAGAAAATATGGTGTGGATATCTCTAAAGATGATGCGATTATAACTGAACAAATAGAAACAAATTTAAAATTATATTTTCAAGAAAAAGGCTTATATAAAGTGATATTGAAAGGAACACCAAAAAGCTCGTATTCTCATCAAAATTCTCTTTCATTTTTAATTTATACAGTGTCCAAAAAACTTTTAGTTAATAATATAATCATAGATATAAGCGGTATTAATTTCCAAAATAATGCTGTAAAAAGTTATATGTTTTCTGAAGGTATTAGTTCTCAAGAAGATGTGATATTTACTTTTGTATTTCCATATAATAAAATTACTGCTATAGAATCTTATGCTTTTCATATGCTGTCTTCTTTGAAAGAGATATCAATACCAAATTCTATAACAGCTATAGGAGAGGCTGCTTTTTTTGAATGTTATAAATTAGAAAAATTAATATTAGGAAATTCTCTCAAAACTATAGGCGATAGTGCATTTTTCACGGTTTCATCATTAACAGAACTAATAATACCAAACTCTGTAACTGCTATAGAAGCAGGTGCTTTTGCATATTCTGGATTAGTAAGTTTAACTCTTCCATCTTCTTTAGTTACTATAGGAGATATTGCATTTTCAGCATCCTCATCTTTAACCACACTTACTTATTTGGGAACAAGTCCTAATGATATAACACATAATGGAAATGTTTTTGATGGATGTACAAAGCTTGCAACTTTAATATTGCCAAATGTTGAAAATCCAAATTACGATGAATGGAAAAACTTTTTAGGCGGTAATTTTACTACAGTTAAACAAAAGTAA
- a CDS encoding leucine-rich repeat domain-containing protein yields the protein MYKKIALITTLCFLVVISCSSPSSPTNENNEDSGQTGGSTVTPPVLDEEAQKYGIDISQDDAEISKQIEAKLQEYYVEKSLYKVIFKGVPKNYMLKANSSLAALTIKAAEKINADNIIIDTKNINFQNSTITEGMFSSGGISKKRLSFVFPDDKITTIEQYSFLNLDNIEVLTIPNSVVLIGERAFQAIYSLKTLVLGSKLEVIGDYAFLYLQSLREVVIPDSVISIGKSAFANSRLEKVTISASVKEIKDSAFNTSRNLKTIIYLGVSPDSINCHKDAFLYCDKLTTLIIPNAVNPTDEAWKTFLGCNFTDIRKN from the coding sequence ATGTATAAAAAAATTGCATTAATAACAACATTATGTTTTTTAGTTGTAATTTCTTGTTCTAGTCCAAGCAGTCCAACTAACGAAAATAACGAAGACTCAGGACAAACCGGAGGTTCTACAGTAACGCCCCCTGTTTTAGATGAAGAAGCACAAAAGTATGGTATAGATATTTCTCAAGATGATGCTGAAATATCTAAACAAATAGAAGCGAAATTACAAGAGTATTATGTTGAAAAATCTTTATATAAAGTAATATTTAAAGGTGTTCCTAAAAATTATATGCTAAAAGCAAACTCTTCTCTTGCTGCTTTAACTATAAAAGCAGCAGAAAAAATTAATGCTGATAATATAATAATAGACACTAAAAATATTAATTTTCAAAATTCTACTATAACCGAGGGAATGTTTTCAAGCGGAGGAATAAGCAAAAAAAGATTAAGCTTTGTATTTCCAGATGATAAAATAACAACTATAGAACAATATTCTTTTTTAAATTTAGATAATATAGAGGTATTAACAATACCGAATTCTGTTGTATTAATAGGAGAGAGGGCTTTTCAAGCTATTTATTCATTAAAAACTCTTGTATTAGGTAGCAAGTTAGAAGTTATAGGAGATTATGCTTTTTTGTATTTACAGTCATTGAGAGAAGTAGTAATACCAGATTCTGTAATATCAATAGGCAAAAGTGCATTTGCTAATTCTCGCTTAGAAAAAGTAACTATTTCAGCATCTGTAAAAGAAATAAAAGACTCAGCTTTTAATACTTCCCGTAATTTAAAAACTATTATTTATTTAGGAGTTTCTCCTGATTCTATAAACTGCCATAAAGATGCATTTTTATATTGCGATAAACTTACAACCTTGATAATTCCTAATGCTGTAAATCCTACTGATGAAGCTTGGAAAACTTTTTTAGGCTGCAACTTTACTGACATAAGAAAAAATTAA
- a CDS encoding HD domain-containing protein — translation METLNLERAEYELEKAYKSNPTPWAIHSKYVAKAARIIAYEYNKKSTDKKLDEDNSYIFGLLHDIGRYTGISAERHLIDGYKYCINYGWEKMAQICITHAFMIQDVNTAIGVFDMSKDDYKFIKDFVANAVYDDYDLLIQLCDCLALPSGFCLLEKRFVDAALRYGTFPQSALRWKKVFEIKEYFEKTIGTSIYNLLPNIKDNIF, via the coding sequence ATGGAAACACTAAATTTAGAAAGAGCAGAATACGAATTAGAAAAAGCATACAAATCAAACCCTACTCCTTGGGCCATTCATTCAAAATATGTTGCCAAAGCTGCAAGAATAATAGCTTACGAATATAATAAAAAATCAACAGATAAAAAATTAGACGAAGACAATTCATATATATTTGGCCTTTTGCATGATATTGGAAGATATACAGGAATAAGTGCAGAGAGGCATTTAATAGATGGTTATAAATACTGCATCAATTATGGCTGGGAGAAAATGGCTCAGATATGCATAACTCATGCTTTTATGATACAAGACGTAAACACTGCAATAGGAGTATTTGATATGTCTAAAGATGATTATAAATTTATAAAAGATTTTGTTGCAAATGCAGTATATGATGATTATGATTTACTTATCCAACTATGCGACTGCCTTGCTTTGCCGAGCGGATTTTGTTTATTAGAAAAAAGATTTGTTGATGCTGCATTAAGATATGGAACATTTCCTCAAAGTGCATTGAGATGGAAAAAAGTTTTTGAAATAAAAGAGTATTTTGAAAAGACAATAGGCACTTCAATCTATAATCTGCTTCCAAACATAAAAGACAATATTTTTTAA
- a CDS encoding leucine-rich repeat domain-containing protein, whose amino-acid sequence MYKKILLMILCFLAAMSCSNPNSPNTNQIDDTNKVETVTPPGELEKYGVDISQDDDVIVSQLESNLKLYFDEKGSYKVILKGSPKDYDFYFTKAKSLAYLIFNAANTVGANSVDVDISNIDFKNNAVSSFMFLGGELVKIPLNFIFPVYKIKTIDSYAFYLLYAIKEITIPNSVKTIGAYAFQSCLNLEKMTLGSNLETIEDGAFMYCQSLKELTIPASVKSIGNNVFNGALSLTTLTYLGKTPNDITTKGSGIFDNCANLKTLIVPNAENINDPAWKTFLGGNFTTVKQK is encoded by the coding sequence ATGTATAAAAAAATTTTATTAATGATATTGTGTTTTTTAGCGGCAATGTCTTGTTCAAATCCAAATAGTCCAAATACAAATCAAATAGATGATACAAATAAAGTTGAAACTGTTACGCCTCCTGGTGAATTAGAAAAGTATGGAGTAGATATTTCTCAAGATGATGATGTTATAGTTAGTCAATTAGAATCAAATTTAAAATTGTATTTTGATGAAAAGGGAAGTTATAAGGTAATATTAAAAGGTTCTCCGAAAGATTATGATTTTTATTTTACAAAAGCAAAATCGCTTGCATATTTAATTTTTAATGCTGCTAATACAGTTGGTGCTAATTCTGTAGATGTAGATATTAGTAATATTGATTTTAAAAATAATGCTGTAAGCAGTTTTATGTTTTTAGGAGGAGAGCTTGTAAAAATACCACTTAATTTTATATTTCCTGTATACAAAATAAAAACTATAGATTCTTATGCATTTTATTTATTATATGCTATAAAAGAAATAACTATACCCAATTCTGTAAAAACAATAGGTGCTTATGCTTTTCAAAGTTGTTTAAATTTAGAAAAAATGACATTAGGAAGCAATTTAGAGACTATAGAAGATGGGGCATTTATGTATTGTCAATCATTAAAAGAGTTAACTATACCGGCATCAGTAAAGTCTATTGGTAATAATGTATTTAATGGTGCATTATCTTTAACTACTCTTACATATTTAGGTAAAACCCCAAATGATATAACAACTAAAGGAAGCGGTATATTTGATAATTGTGCTAATCTTAAAACTTTAATAGTACCTAATGCTGAGAATATAAATGATCCTGCTTGGAAAACTTTTTTAGGCGGTAATTTTACTACAGTTAAACAGAAGTAA